In the genome of Haemophilus pittmaniae, one region contains:
- the ispB gene encoding octaprenyl diphosphate synthase translates to MDMKAIQALADADMQQVNAMILAQLTSDVVLINQLGYYIIQGGGKRIRPLIAVLAARALGYQGTKAITCATFVEFIHTASLLHDDVVDESAMRRGRATANAEFGNAASVLVGDFIYTRAFQLVAELQSLDILKIMSDATNVLAEGEVQQLMNVNDPDTTEANYMQVIYRKTARLFEVAGQAAAIVADAPLEQQQALQEYGRYLGTAFQLVDDVLDYSANAAALGKNVGDDLAEGKPTLPLLHAMRHGDPAQSALIREAIEQGGKREAIDEVLAIMAQYRSLDYAMERAKQEAQKAVDALQILPPSEYKDALIALAYLSVDRTY, encoded by the coding sequence ATGGATATGAAGGCGATTCAGGCATTAGCCGATGCCGATATGCAACAGGTCAATGCGATGATTCTTGCGCAATTGACATCCGATGTGGTTTTAATCAATCAGCTTGGTTATTACATTATTCAAGGTGGTGGTAAACGTATTCGTCCGTTAATTGCCGTATTGGCCGCCCGTGCCTTAGGTTATCAGGGGACGAAAGCCATCACTTGCGCGACCTTTGTGGAATTTATTCACACCGCATCACTCCTGCATGACGATGTTGTGGATGAATCCGCGATGCGTCGCGGTCGTGCTACGGCTAATGCGGAATTTGGTAATGCCGCCAGCGTTTTAGTGGGCGACTTCATTTATACCCGCGCTTTCCAATTGGTCGCCGAATTGCAATCCTTGGATATTCTCAAAATCATGTCCGATGCGACCAATGTGTTGGCGGAAGGTGAAGTGCAACAATTAATGAATGTGAATGACCCGGACACCACAGAGGCCAATTACATGCAGGTGATTTATCGTAAAACTGCCCGCCTGTTTGAAGTGGCGGGACAAGCTGCCGCTATCGTGGCCGATGCACCGCTTGAGCAACAACAAGCATTGCAGGAATATGGCCGCTATTTAGGTACCGCATTCCAATTAGTCGATGATGTTTTGGATTACAGCGCTAATGCAGCCGCGCTAGGTAAAAATGTCGGTGATGATTTGGCGGAAGGCAAACCCACTCTTCCTTTATTACATGCCATGCGTCATGGCGATCCGGCGCAATCAGCACTCATTCGCGAGGCCATCGAGCAAGGTGGCAAACGTGAAGCCATTGATGAAGTCTTAGCCATCATGGCGCAATATCGTTCCTTGGATTACGCAATGGAACGCGCCAAACAGGAAGCGCAAAAAGCGGTGGATGCCTTACAAATATTGCCACCAAGCGAATATAAGGATGCCCTCATTGCCTTGGCGTATTTATCCGTAGATCGCACCTATTAA
- a CDS encoding epoxyqueuosine reductase QueH, with protein sequence MTESQSQQPEHHKKPRKIKQDPNAPYVRPKLIMPNDHKKLLLHTCCAPCAGEIIAAVMASDVEFTIFFYNPNIHPHKEYLIRKEENKRFAEKNNIPFIDADYDRAEWFERVKGLEHEPERGERCTKCFDMRLERTALYAHEHGFPVIATSLGISRWKNQEQVYDCGRRAAARYDDVIFWDFNWRKDGGSARSDRIRKEERFYKQEYCGCVYSLRDANKWREEKGLGKIEIGVQYYSLDEK encoded by the coding sequence ATGACCGAATCACAATCCCAACAACCGGAACACCACAAAAAACCCCGTAAAATCAAACAGGATCCCAATGCGCCCTATGTGCGCCCCAAATTAATTATGCCCAATGACCATAAAAAGTTGTTGTTGCATACCTGTTGCGCACCCTGTGCCGGTGAAATTATCGCGGCAGTAATGGCCTCCGATGTGGAATTCACTATTTTCTTCTACAATCCCAATATTCATCCGCACAAGGAATATTTAATTCGCAAAGAAGAAAATAAACGTTTTGCGGAAAAAAATAATATTCCATTTATTGATGCCGATTACGATCGCGCTGAATGGTTTGAGCGGGTTAAAGGTTTGGAACATGAACCGGAACGCGGCGAGCGTTGCACCAAATGTTTTGATATGCGTTTAGAACGCACTGCTCTCTATGCCCATGAACACGGTTTTCCGGTGATTGCTACCAGTTTGGGGATTTCCCGCTGGAAAAATCAAGAACAGGTTTATGATTGTGGCCGCCGTGCCGCGGCCCGTTATGACGATGTGATTTTCTGGGATTTCAACTGGCGGAAGGATGGCGGCTCAGCGCGTTCCGACCGCATCCGTAAAGAGGAACGTTTTTATAAACAGGAATATTGTGGCTGTGTTTATTCCCTGCGGGATGCCAATAAATGGCGAGAAGAAAAGGGATTAGGCAAAATCGAAATCGGGGTGCAATACTATTCTTTGGATGAAAAATAA
- the glpK gene encoding glycerol kinase GlpK, with the protein MTDKKYIIALDQGTTSSRAVLLDHNANVVEIAQREFTQIYPRAGWVEHNPMEIWATQSSTLNEVVAKAGITSDEIAAIGITNQRETTIVWEKATGTPVYNAIVWQCRRTADITDKLKADGHEEYIRNTTGLVVDPYFSGTKVKWILDNVEGAREKAERGELLFGTVDTWLVWKLTQGRVHVTDYTNASRTMLFNIHTKKWDDKMLELLNIPRSMLPEVRNSSEVYGQTNIGGKGGVRIPVAGIAGDQQAALYGHLCTRAGQAKNTYGTGCFMLLHTGDKAITSKNGLLTTIACNAKGEPEYALEGSVFIAGASIQWLRDELKIVHDSHDSEYFAQKVPDSNGVYVVPAFTGLGAPYWDPYARGAIFGLSRGSNRNHIVRATLESIAYQTRDVLEAMQSDSGQRLQYLRVDGGATNNNFLMQFQADILDVNVERPVVKEVTALGAAYLAGLAVGFWKDLDELHDKARVERTFTPDNDEEKRERRYKGWKKAVKRSLEWAKEDAE; encoded by the coding sequence ATGACCGACAAAAAGTATATTATCGCCTTAGATCAGGGTACCACCAGCTCCCGTGCCGTATTATTGGATCACAATGCCAATGTGGTGGAAATTGCTCAACGTGAATTTACACAAATTTATCCACGAGCCGGCTGGGTGGAGCACAATCCAATGGAAATTTGGGCGACACAAAGTTCAACATTAAATGAAGTTGTCGCCAAAGCCGGTATTACTTCCGATGAGATTGCGGCAATTGGGATCACCAACCAACGTGAAACCACCATTGTGTGGGAAAAGGCGACCGGTACACCGGTTTATAATGCAATCGTATGGCAATGTCGTCGTACCGCGGATATCACCGATAAATTAAAAGCCGATGGTCACGAAGAATATATTCGTAATACTACCGGTTTAGTGGTGGATCCATATTTCTCCGGTACTAAAGTGAAATGGATTTTGGACAATGTAGAAGGTGCACGCGAAAAAGCTGAACGTGGCGAGCTCCTATTCGGTACCGTAGATACTTGGTTGGTATGGAAATTAACTCAAGGCCGCGTGCATGTAACTGATTACACCAATGCATCCCGTACTATGTTATTTAACATCCATACGAAAAAATGGGATGACAAAATGTTGGAATTATTAAATATTCCACGTTCCATGTTGCCTGAAGTGCGCAACTCTTCCGAAGTATATGGCCAAACTAACATCGGTGGTAAAGGCGGCGTGCGTATTCCTGTTGCTGGTATTGCCGGTGACCAACAAGCGGCTCTTTACGGCCATCTTTGCACCCGCGCAGGTCAAGCGAAAAATACCTATGGTACAGGCTGCTTTATGTTGCTTCACACCGGTGATAAAGCCATTACCTCTAAAAATGGCCTATTAACCACTATTGCATGTAATGCTAAAGGTGAACCTGAATATGCTCTTGAAGGTTCTGTATTTATCGCGGGTGCTTCTATTCAATGGTTACGTGATGAACTCAAAATCGTACATGACAGCCATGACTCCGAATACTTCGCACAAAAAGTTCCTGATAGCAATGGCGTGTACGTTGTTCCGGCCTTCACCGGTTTAGGTGCGCCTTATTGGGATCCGTATGCCCGTGGTGCGATTTTTGGTCTTTCCCGCGGTTCTAACCGTAACCACATCGTACGTGCAACCCTTGAATCTATTGCTTACCAAACCCGCGATGTATTAGAAGCAATGCAATCTGACTCCGGCCAACGCTTACAATATTTACGCGTGGACGGTGGTGCAACCAACAATAACTTCTTAATGCAATTCCAAGCGGATATTTTAGATGTGAATGTTGAACGTCCTGTAGTGAAAGAAGTTACCGCACTTGGTGCGGCTTATCTTGCGGGTCTTGCGGTTGGTTTCTGGAAAGACTTGGACGAACTTCACGACAAAGCCCGTGTTGAACGCACCTTCACACCGGATAATGACGAAGAAAAACGTGAACGTCGTTATAAAGGATGGAAAAAAGCGGTTAAACGCTCCCTTGAATGGGCGAAAGAAGACGCGGAATAA
- a CDS encoding MIP/aquaporin family protein, with the protein MNAYFAEFFGTALLILLGNGVVANVCLNKTKGQSSGWIVITTAWAFAVYVAVVVTGPYSGAHLNPAVTLGLAFKGVFSWAMVPGYIAAQIVGGMVGALLVYITYKDHFSATEEDGLKRACFCTEPAIRNYPINLVSEIIGTFVLVFVIFYITGANITLPGATEQTPIGLGSIGALPVAILVWAIGLSLGGTTGYAINPARDLGPRLTLGLFLSRKLNTKADWAYSWVPVIGPSIGAALAALAYSAMM; encoded by the coding sequence ATGAATGCTTATTTTGCAGAATTCTTCGGCACGGCATTATTGATTCTGTTGGGGAATGGCGTTGTAGCTAATGTTTGCTTGAATAAAACCAAAGGACAAAGTTCTGGTTGGATCGTTATTACCACCGCTTGGGCGTTTGCTGTATATGTGGCTGTGGTGGTTACCGGTCCTTATAGTGGCGCCCATTTAAACCCAGCGGTAACTCTAGGTTTGGCATTTAAAGGCGTATTTAGTTGGGCAATGGTTCCTGGCTATATTGCTGCGCAAATCGTTGGTGGTATGGTGGGGGCATTGTTAGTTTACATCACCTATAAAGATCACTTCAGCGCTACTGAAGAAGACGGTTTGAAACGCGCCTGCTTCTGTACAGAACCTGCTATCCGTAACTACCCGATTAACTTAGTGAGTGAAATTATCGGTACCTTCGTATTGGTATTTGTTATTTTCTACATTACTGGTGCCAATATCACTTTACCGGGTGCAACGGAGCAAACTCCTATCGGTTTAGGTTCTATCGGTGCTCTACCGGTTGCGATTTTAGTATGGGCGATTGGTTTAAGCTTAGGTGGTACCACCGGTTATGCAATTAACCCTGCACGGGACTTAGGACCACGCTTGACTTTAGGCCTTTTCTTAAGCCGTAAACTGAACACTAAAGCTGACTGGGCATATAGTTGGGTTCCGGTTATCGGTCCATCCATCGGCGCCGCACTTGCCGCATTGGCTTATAGCGCAATGATGTAA
- a CDS encoding YkgB family protein, with the protein MSALVTLLANIVAPLQRQFINFIRIAICIVMVWIGGLKVCQYEADGIAHFVSNSPFLSFLYKNGANTVENDKGVLVKEYTLYKNPEGKMVAKNIEWHKANGTYTASYIIGAIIVTIGILVLAGIWSPTLGLFGGLLTFGMSIVTLSFLIFTPETWVPNLGGDFPTPNYGFPYLSGAGRLVIKDIIMMAGGLVAAAECAKRYLENKKQFA; encoded by the coding sequence ATGAGTGCATTAGTTACATTGCTGGCTAATATTGTTGCGCCATTGCAACGTCAATTTATTAACTTTATTCGCATTGCGATTTGTATTGTGATGGTTTGGATTGGAGGTTTAAAAGTTTGCCAATATGAGGCAGATGGTATCGCACATTTTGTGTCAAATAGTCCTTTCTTAAGCTTCCTTTACAAAAACGGTGCGAATACAGTAGAGAATGATAAGGGGGTTTTAGTAAAAGAATATACCTTATATAAAAACCCTGAAGGCAAAATGGTCGCAAAAAATATTGAATGGCATAAAGCCAACGGCACCTATACCGCTTCTTATATTATTGGCGCAATCATTGTGACAATTGGTATTTTAGTATTAGCAGGCATTTGGTCTCCAACATTAGGTTTATTCGGTGGTTTACTCACCTTTGGCATGTCGATAGTCACGCTGTCCTTCCTGATATTTACGCCAGAAACCTGGGTGCCGAATTTAGGTGGAGACTTCCCAACACCTAATTATGGCTTCCCATATCTCTCAGGCGCCGGCCGACTTGTTATTAAAGATATTATTATGATGGCAGGCGGCTTAGTTGCTGCAGCAGAATGTGCGAAACGTTATTTAGAAAATAAAAAGCAATTTGCTTAA